Proteins encoded by one window of Candidatus Terasakiella magnetica:
- a CDS encoding SDR family oxidoreductase, with translation MSHLFDLSGKTALVTGATRGLGFEMAKALCEAGCEVFFNGRSKDVLMEKTEGIPNAHVVAFDVSNPKHIELALGQLGPLDILVNNVGLRDRRTIDEFSLEDVNSLLNSNLVAPFELSRKAAALMGQGGRIINVTSIAGDIARSNDAIYTASKAGLTGLTRALAAELGPRGITVNAIAPGYFATEANQPMVENAEVKQFLENRCSIQRWGHPEEIAGTCVFLASKASSYITGQVITVDGGLSAHF, from the coding sequence ATGTCACATCTTTTTGACCTCAGCGGAAAAACCGCCCTTGTAACCGGGGCCACACGCGGCCTTGGCTTTGAAATGGCAAAAGCGCTTTGTGAAGCGGGCTGTGAAGTCTTTTTTAATGGGCGCTCCAAAGATGTGTTAATGGAAAAAACCGAAGGTATCCCCAATGCCCATGTGGTGGCCTTTGATGTTTCAAACCCAAAACATATTGAACTGGCCCTTGGTCAGCTTGGGCCCCTTGATATTTTAGTCAATAATGTGGGCCTGCGCGATCGCCGCACGATAGATGAATTCAGCCTTGAGGATGTTAACAGCCTGCTCAACAGCAATCTGGTCGCCCCGTTTGAGCTTTCTAGAAAAGCAGCTGCCCTTATGGGCCAAGGCGGGCGTATTATAAATGTGACGTCTATTGCAGGTGATATTGCGCGTAGTAATGATGCGATTTATACCGCATCCAAAGCCGGGCTCACCGGATTGACCCGCGCCCTTGCCGCAGAACTCGGCCCCCGTGGCATTACGGTTAACGCCATTGCCCCTGGCTATTTTGCCACAGAAGCCAATCAGCCCATGGTCGAAAATGCCGAAGTTAAGCAGTTTTTAGAGAATCGGTGCTCAATCCAGCGTTGGGGCCATCCTGAAGAGATCGCCGGCACCTGTGTTTTTCTCGCTTCCAAGGCCTCATCCTACATAACAGGGCAAGTCATTACCGTAGATGGGGGCTTAAGCGCCCATTTTTAA
- the mutM gene encoding bifunctional DNA-formamidopyrimidine glycosylase/DNA-(apurinic or apyrimidinic site) lyase gives MPELPEVETVRLGLLPALEGQIIKDVIVRRRDLRTPIPEDFEDHVRGQKVLSLKRRSKYVLVELENGQTIIIHLGMSGRIRIEEGNPPEPDKHDHVEFITDSRKCIRFGDPRRFGFVDLIKEGGVEKYPSIMKLGPEPLSEAFSGALLHERFKGKTTSMKAALMDQRIVAGLGNIYVNEALFRSGILPTKKAGKLSKVKAEKLVGVIKEVLAEAIEAGGSSLKDHRQTDGELGYFQHSFKVYGREDELCSSCEESSIKRIVQQGRSTFYCSKCQQ, from the coding sequence ATGCCTGAATTGCCCGAAGTCGAAACCGTCCGTCTGGGATTGCTCCCCGCCCTTGAAGGTCAGATCATAAAAGATGTGATTGTGCGTCGACGTGATTTGCGCACCCCCATTCCTGAAGATTTTGAAGATCATGTGCGCGGGCAAAAGGTTTTGAGCCTGAAACGCCGTTCAAAATATGTGCTGGTGGAGCTGGAAAATGGGCAAACCATTATCATTCATTTGGGCATGTCGGGGCGCATTCGCATTGAAGAAGGCAATCCGCCAGAACCCGATAAACATGACCATGTTGAATTCATCACCGATTCGCGCAAATGCATCCGTTTTGGCGACCCAAGGCGCTTTGGCTTTGTTGATTTAATCAAAGAAGGCGGTGTGGAAAAATATCCGTCCATCATGAAGCTTGGGCCTGAACCCTTAAGTGAGGCTTTTAGCGGCGCGTTGTTGCATGAACGTTTTAAGGGCAAGACAACCTCTATGAAAGCAGCCTTGATGGACCAACGCATTGTGGCGGGGCTTGGTAATATCTATGTCAATGAAGCCTTGTTTCGAAGCGGCATTTTGCCAACGAAAAAGGCAGGCAAGCTTTCTAAGGTGAAAGCAGAGAAGCTGGTCGGGGTGATTAAGGAAGTCTTGGCTGAGGCCATTGAAGCAGGGGGTTCCTCACTTAAAGATCACCGTCAAACCGATGGGGAGTTGGGCTATTTTCAGCATTCATTTAAGGTCTATGGGCGCGAAGATGAGCTTTGTTCAAGCTGTGAAGAATCATCGATTAAACGGATCGTTCAACAAGGGCGATCCACTTTTTACTGTTCGAAGTGCCAACAATAA
- the rpsT gene encoding 30S ribosomal protein S20: protein MANTQNAKKRDRQIQRRTDVNTARVGRIRTFIKKVEAAIEAGDKAAAEAAFKVAMPAMHAGVSKGVVHKNTTARKLSRLSSRIKALA from the coding sequence ATGGCTAACACCCAAAACGCAAAGAAACGCGACCGTCAAATCCAACGCCGTACAGATGTAAACACTGCACGTGTTGGTCGTATCCGCACTTTCATCAAAAAAGTTGAAGCTGCGATCGAAGCTGGCGATAAAGCTGCTGCAGAGGCTGCGTTCAAAGTTGCGATGCCTGCGATGCACGCTGGCGTCTCTAAAGGCGTAGTGCATAAAAACACGACAGCACGCAAACTATCCCGTCTGTCTTCTCGTATTAAAGCTCTGGCTTAA
- the dut gene encoding dUTP diphosphatase — MSKAVDVSVVQLPHGADMDLPHYATEHAAGMDLMAAIEGTLTLEPGKRAIVPTGLSIALPVGYEAQVRPRSGLAAKHGVTVANAPGTIDADYRGEVGVILVNLGEEPFVIERAMRIAQMVVAPVTTISWVKTDTLPDTERGSGGFGSTGLNKQ, encoded by the coding sequence ATGAGTAAGGCAGTCGATGTAAGTGTTGTCCAACTTCCCCACGGGGCAGATATGGACCTTCCCCATTACGCCACAGAACATGCCGCAGGTATGGATTTGATGGCCGCGATTGAGGGCACACTCACACTAGAACCCGGCAAACGCGCCATTGTCCCAACAGGATTGAGCATTGCTTTGCCCGTTGGCTATGAGGCCCAAGTGCGCCCACGCTCTGGCCTTGCAGCCAAACATGGGGTGACGGTTGCCAACGCACCGGGCACCATTGATGCAGATTACCGTGGTGAAGTGGGTGTCATTCTTGTCAATCTGGGGGAGGAGCCTTTTGTGATTGAGCGCGCCATGCGGATCGCCCAAATGGTTGTGGCCCCGGTGACCACCATTTCATGGGTCAAGACTGATACCTTACCTGATACAGAACGTGGCAGTGGCGGCTTTGGCTCCACTGGCCTGAATAAACAATAA
- the coaBC gene encoding bifunctional phosphopantothenoylcysteine decarboxylase/phosphopantothenate--cysteine ligase CoaBC: protein MYKKKRILLIITGGIAAYKTPELVRRLREQEIEVRCILTKSAKEFVTPLALGAVSGDKVYEDLFDLDDESEMGHIQLSRSADLVVVAPATANTMAKAAHGLADDLATTTLLATDKPVMMAPAMNVRMWEHDATQANVETLLARGVEMIGPDEGDMACGEFGLGRMVDPLDIVGAVKKRLTGSGPLTGKKAIVTSGPTHEPIDPVRYIANRSSGKQGHAIAASLAKLGCDVTLVSGPTQEPAPNGVDLIKIESARDMLQACENALPADIAVCAAAVADWRVDIEADQKLKKDGSGQMPDLKLAENPDILATLSQHKDKRPSLVVGFAAETEKVIEHATAKRERKNCDWIVANDVSPSTGTFGGNENTVHLIAKNQCEDWPRLCKSEVADRLAQKIADHMKEDQEHE, encoded by the coding sequence GTGTATAAGAAGAAAAGAATACTCTTAATCATCACAGGTGGCATCGCTGCCTATAAAACACCCGAGCTTGTTCGCCGCCTGCGTGAACAGGAAATTGAGGTGAGATGTATTCTCACAAAGTCTGCAAAAGAGTTTGTCACCCCGCTCGCCCTTGGCGCTGTCAGTGGTGATAAAGTCTATGAAGACCTGTTTGATCTGGATGATGAATCTGAAATGGGTCATATCCAATTGTCGCGCAGTGCGGACCTTGTGGTTGTTGCCCCTGCAACGGCGAACACCATGGCAAAGGCGGCCCATGGTCTGGCAGATGATCTTGCCACCACCACACTACTTGCAACTGACAAGCCCGTGATGATGGCACCTGCCATGAATGTGCGTATGTGGGAACATGATGCCACTCAAGCCAATGTGGAAACATTACTTGCGCGTGGCGTTGAGATGATTGGCCCTGATGAAGGGGATATGGCCTGTGGTGAATTTGGCCTTGGTCGCATGGTTGACCCGCTTGATATTGTTGGCGCCGTTAAAAAACGCCTGACAGGCAGTGGGCCCCTTACGGGTAAAAAAGCCATTGTGACCTCTGGCCCCACCCATGAGCCTATTGACCCGGTGCGCTATATCGCAAACCGTTCCTCAGGCAAACAGGGCCATGCCATTGCGGCAAGCCTTGCCAAGCTTGGCTGTGACGTCACACTGGTCAGTGGGCCAACACAAGAGCCTGCCCCCAATGGGGTTGACCTCATCAAGATCGAATCAGCACGTGATATGCTTCAAGCTTGTGAAAATGCTCTGCCAGCTGATATCGCCGTTTGCGCAGCAGCCGTTGCAGACTGGCGCGTTGATATTGAAGCAGATCAAAAACTAAAAAAAGATGGCTCAGGCCAAATGCCGGACCTGAAGCTGGCTGAAAACCCTGATATTTTAGCTACCCTTTCCCAGCATAAAGACAAACGCCCAAGCCTTGTGGTGGGTTTTGCTGCGGAAACAGAAAAAGTAATTGAACATGCCACCGCAAAGAGAGAGCGCAAAAATTGTGACTGGATTGTCGCCAATGATGTGTCGCCTTCTACAGGAACATTTGGTGGAAATGAAAATACTGTCCATTTAATTGCGAAAAATCAATGCGAGGACTGGCCACGTTTGTGTAAATCAGAGGTAGCCGACCGTTTAGCCCAAAAAATTGCAGACCATATGAAAGAAGATCAAGAACATGAGTAA
- the ubiE gene encoding bifunctional demethylmenaquinone methyltransferase/2-methoxy-6-polyprenyl-1,4-benzoquinol methylase UbiE yields the protein MSDQDTTHFGFRTVAKDDKAKMVRGVFDSVASSYDIMNDLMSMGVHRVWKNAMVDWLNPQDGWNTIDVGGGTGDIAFRIQDQVAKRGGKCHVTVTDINAEMLKVGRGRAVDAHRLEGLSWLCGNAEKLPVPDNSMDCYTIAFCIRNVTDIPAALRDAHRILKPGGRFLCLEFSEVVMPVLDKIYDLYSFKLLPEIGAVVARDRDSYQYLAESIRKFPPQEKFAQMIRDAGFEQVKYRNLTGGIAAIHSGWKI from the coding sequence ATGTCCGATCAAGATACGACACATTTCGGTTTCCGCACGGTTGCCAAAGACGATAAAGCCAAAATGGTACGCGGCGTGTTTGATAGCGTTGCCTCCAGTTATGACATTATGAACGACCTCATGAGCATGGGTGTCCACCGTGTGTGGAAAAATGCCATGGTCGATTGGCTGAACCCGCAAGATGGCTGGAACACCATCGATGTGGGCGGCGGCACAGGTGATATCGCTTTTCGTATTCAAGATCAGGTCGCCAAACGCGGCGGTAAGTGTCATGTCACCGTCACCGACATTAATGCAGAAATGTTAAAAGTCGGTCGTGGCCGCGCCGTTGATGCGCACCGTCTTGAAGGATTAAGCTGGCTATGTGGTAATGCGGAAAAACTGCCCGTACCAGATAATTCCATGGATTGTTACACCATTGCCTTTTGTATTCGTAACGTCACCGACATTCCCGCAGCCTTGCGCGATGCCCATCGTATTTTAAAGCCGGGCGGGCGTTTTCTCTGCCTTGAATTTTCCGAAGTCGTCATGCCCGTGCTTGATAAAATCTATGATCTTTATTCTTTTAAGCTGCTGCCTGAAATTGGCGCGGTTGTGGCAAGAGATCGCGATTCCTATCAGTATCTCGCAGAAAGCATCCGCAAATTCCCGCCACAGGAAAAATTTGCGCAGATGATCCGTGATGCAGGCTTTGAGCAGGTCAAATACCGCAACCTGACAGGCGGCATCGCAGCCATTCATTCAGGATGGAAAATCTGA
- the recF gene encoding DNA replication/repair protein RecF (All proteins in this family for which functions are known are DNA-binding proteins that assist the filamentation of RecA onto DNA for the initiation of recombination or recombinational repair.): MSETVAHNSLGMAVPINITRLTLSNFRCYDFQRLDLDPTPVVLSGNNGAGKTNILEAVSLLAPGRGMRRAKAIELARRDEGCDEDSGRAWGVAATVNTTGGPVDIGTGREETGKKSGTRERRVVRIEGESARGQSALADYVDVVWLLPQMDRLFLDGAIARRRFLDRLVFGFDPKHASRMNAYEHGLRERAKLLKTGRNDDRWLSGLEEQMATKAVAVAAARKDIGQRLNILAVEGYGPFPGARLTPTGMVENWLDEFSALEVEDKFRAFLAEHRALDAQVGGAKDGVHKSDLLVRHVPKDQPAEVCSTGEQKALLTGMVLANTKALALDRGRIPLLLLDEVGAHLDEDRRKALFEAICAMGAQAWMTGTDRDMFKPFGSRANFFDVEKAAVVRVNE; the protein is encoded by the coding sequence GTGAGTGAAACCGTCGCACACAACAGTCTGGGTATGGCCGTACCGATCAATATCACCAGACTGACGTTAAGTAATTTTCGTTGTTACGATTTTCAACGCCTTGATCTGGACCCGACCCCCGTTGTGCTTAGCGGGAATAACGGGGCCGGAAAAACCAATATCCTTGAAGCGGTGTCCTTATTGGCACCGGGGCGAGGAATGCGACGGGCCAAAGCGATTGAGCTGGCACGGCGCGATGAGGGATGTGATGAAGATAGTGGTCGCGCATGGGGCGTGGCTGCAACCGTTAATACCACGGGCGGTCCGGTTGATATCGGCACAGGGCGTGAAGAAACGGGTAAGAAAAGCGGAACGCGCGAAAGACGTGTGGTTCGCATTGAAGGTGAGAGCGCACGCGGTCAGTCTGCACTGGCAGATTATGTGGATGTGGTCTGGCTTTTACCGCAGATGGATCGCCTGTTTTTAGATGGTGCCATCGCAAGACGACGGTTTTTGGATCGGCTGGTTTTTGGGTTTGATCCCAAACATGCCAGTCGCATGAATGCATATGAGCATGGGCTGCGAGAACGTGCCAAATTGCTCAAGACAGGGCGCAATGATGATCGATGGTTATCAGGCCTTGAAGAACAGATGGCGACCAAGGCGGTGGCGGTGGCAGCAGCGCGAAAAGATATCGGGCAGCGCCTTAATATCCTCGCCGTTGAAGGTTATGGCCCATTTCCGGGCGCAAGACTGACCCCGACCGGGATGGTTGAAAACTGGTTGGATGAGTTTAGCGCCTTGGAAGTTGAAGATAAGTTTCGTGCCTTTCTGGCAGAGCATCGCGCACTTGATGCACAGGTCGGTGGGGCAAAAGACGGGGTACATAAAAGTGACCTTCTGGTTCGCCATGTACCAAAAGACCAACCGGCAGAGGTTTGCTCTACCGGAGAACAAAAAGCCTTGTTGACCGGTATGGTACTGGCCAACACAAAGGCATTGGCTTTAGATCGGGGGCGTATACCGCTTCTGCTCTTGGACGAAGTGGGGGCCCACTTGGACGAGGATCGCCGCAAGGCGTTATTTGAAGCTATTTGTGCCATGGGTGCACAAGCCTGGATGACAGGGACTGATCGGGATATGTTTAAGCCCTTTGGGTCTCGCGCCAATTTTTTCGATGTGGAAAAAGCGGCAGTTGTGCGGGTTAATGAATAA
- the ubiB gene encoding 2-polyprenylphenol 6-hydroxylase encodes MLRSLTILKRLMSVALTLARYDVLFLFEQLGIAPAVVFMARLVPVGRVRGIKQMRPGQRLARALHDLGPTAIKLGQALSTRPDVMGEEIAEDLTELQDRLPPFSGKEARRIIEEDLGAPIDEIFSAFDDEAVAAASIAQVHFATLSNGEDVAVKVLRPHIRRDFKADFQLMGTIAEWVERARPDLMRLKLVESVQTLEDTVRFEMDLRFEAAAADEMRENFKEDDYFYIPEVKWPYCAKRVMVLERIHGVNVDEIEKIKELGLNPNDILEKASTAFFNMVFRDGFFHADLHPGNMFVLDDGTLAAVDFGITGRLDHTTQRHLGELLLSFITRDYKKCARVHFEAGWVPMSESEELFTQAARSIAEPIMGLPQNEISMARLLAQLFEVTEYFSMETQPQLIQLQKTMLIAEGVGRNLNPNVNMWFLAEPFIESWMRENLGPQAKVKAVAEETRDTLLRLPRIVANIEETLEDIGKNGLKLDTGKKRKSPNGVSFGWIGWVIATGLAAALGFEYFG; translated from the coding sequence ATGTTGCGCAGCCTAACGATTCTTAAACGTCTCATGAGTGTCGCGCTCACTTTAGCGCGCTATGACGTTCTCTTTCTTTTTGAACAATTGGGCATTGCGCCTGCTGTTGTGTTTATGGCGCGCCTTGTGCCTGTTGGTCGTGTGCGCGGCATTAAACAAATGCGCCCGGGACAACGACTGGCGCGCGCCCTTCATGACCTTGGGCCAACAGCCATTAAACTGGGCCAAGCCCTTTCCACCCGCCCAGATGTGATGGGCGAGGAAATTGCTGAAGATTTAACCGAACTGCAAGACCGTCTGCCCCCATTTTCCGGCAAAGAAGCACGGCGCATTATCGAAGAAGACCTCGGCGCGCCTATTGATGAGATATTCAGCGCGTTTGATGATGAGGCAGTTGCAGCAGCGTCTATCGCACAAGTTCATTTTGCGACCTTAAGCAACGGTGAAGACGTTGCTGTAAAAGTCTTGCGCCCCCATATCCGGCGTGATTTTAAAGCTGACTTCCAGCTTATGGGCACCATTGCAGAATGGGTGGAACGCGCCCGTCCTGACCTCATGCGTTTAAAGCTGGTTGAGTCTGTTCAAACCCTTGAAGATACCGTTCGTTTTGAAATGGACCTGCGCTTTGAAGCGGCAGCCGCTGATGAAATGCGCGAGAACTTCAAGGAGGATGACTATTTCTATATCCCAGAAGTCAAATGGCCCTATTGCGCCAAACGCGTGATGGTCTTAGAGCGCATCCACGGCGTGAATGTGGATGAGATTGAAAAAATCAAAGAGCTCGGCCTGAACCCCAATGACATTTTGGAAAAAGCCTCAACCGCCTTTTTCAATATGGTTTTTCGCGATGGTTTCTTCCATGCCGACCTCCATCCGGGCAATATGTTTGTGCTTGATGATGGTACACTGGCTGCCGTTGACTTTGGCATTACAGGGCGCTTGGATCACACAACCCAGCGCCACCTTGGGGAACTTCTACTTTCATTTATCACCCGTGATTATAAGAAATGCGCGCGGGTGCATTTTGAAGCCGGATGGGTGCCTATGAGTGAGTCTGAAGAACTCTTTACTCAAGCTGCACGCTCCATTGCCGAGCCCATCATGGGCTTGCCGCAAAATGAAATTTCCATGGCCCGTCTGCTCGCTCAATTATTTGAGGTCACGGAATATTTCTCTATGGAAACCCAGCCACAACTCATTCAGCTCCAAAAAACCATGCTCATTGCTGAAGGGGTCGGGCGTAACCTGAACCCGAACGTTAACATGTGGTTCTTGGCTGAACCGTTTATTGAAAGCTGGATGCGTGAAAATCTAGGGCCTCAAGCCAAGGTCAAGGCCGTGGCTGAAGAGACCCGCGATACCCTGCTGCGCCTGCCACGCATTGTTGCCAATATTGAAGAAACATTGGAAGATATCGGCAAAAACGGGCTTAAGCTGGATACAGGTAAGAAACGCAAAAGCCCCAATGGGGTGAGCTTTGGCTGGATCGGTTGGGTCATTGCCACAGGATTAGCCGCAGCTTTGGGTTTTGAATATTTCGGTTAA
- a CDS encoding enoyl-CoA hydratase has protein sequence MAYEHILVEKKGRVGLITLNRPKALNALCTPLIDELGLALDDFESNSDIGAIVLTGSEKAFAAGADIKEMSERDFIDVYSNDFITDDWERVAKCRKPVIAAVAGYALGGGCEMAMMCDFIIAGENAKFGQPEITIGTIPGAGGTQRLTRAVGKAKAMEMCLTGRIMDAEEAERAGLVSRIVAVEELLNDALETAEKIAKLSQPVVMMAKESVNKAFESSLAEGVMFERRVFHSTFALEDRKEGMAAFAEKRQPNFQNK, from the coding sequence ATGGCTTACGAACATATTCTCGTTGAGAAAAAAGGCCGTGTTGGTCTGATTACATTAAACCGCCCCAAAGCCTTAAACGCTTTGTGCACGCCATTGATTGATGAGCTTGGGCTTGCGCTGGATGATTTCGAATCTAACAGTGACATTGGTGCGATTGTTCTAACGGGTAGTGAAAAAGCCTTTGCTGCTGGTGCTGACATTAAAGAAATGTCTGAGCGTGATTTCATTGATGTCTATTCAAATGACTTCATCACCGATGATTGGGAGCGCGTGGCAAAATGCCGCAAGCCCGTGATCGCCGCTGTTGCCGGTTATGCGCTGGGTGGTGGTTGTGAAATGGCAATGATGTGTGATTTCATCATTGCAGGTGAAAATGCCAAGTTTGGTCAGCCTGAAATCACCATTGGCACTATCCCGGGCGCAGGGGGCACGCAACGCCTGACCCGCGCTGTTGGAAAAGCCAAAGCCATGGAAATGTGCCTAACGGGCCGTATCATGGATGCAGAAGAGGCAGAACGCGCTGGCCTTGTAAGCCGTATCGTAGCTGTTGAAGAACTGCTCAATGATGCGCTGGAAACAGCTGAGAAAATTGCCAAACTGTCACAGCCTGTTGTGATGATGGCAAAAGAATCGGTTAATAAGGCGTTTGAGAGTTCTTTGGCTGAAGGTGTGATGTTTGAGCGTCGCGTTTTCCATTCAACATTTGCCCTAGAAGACCGCAAAGAGGGTATGGCTGCTTTTGCTGAAAAGCGTCAGCCAAACTTCCAGAACAAGTAA
- the dnaN gene encoding DNA polymerase III subunit beta: protein MKITIERAKLMKSLAHVQSVVERRTTIPILSNVKLDAMGGRLSLNATDMDLDIVETVDCEVITEGATTAPAHMLYDIVRKLPDGSQVELDNGANEELLTLRAGRSKFTLACLPTMDFPLMSGGELDHNFALPAGELKGIIDRTRFAISTEETRYYLNGIYVHAGENNGVPVLRSVATDGHRLASVEVPMPEGAADMPGVIVPRKTVAELRKLIDETNDDVSVSLSETKVRFAFGEVVLTSKLIDGTFPDYERVIPTGNDKMMELECKPFAAAVDRVSAISTEKSRAIKLSIGPGALVLSASSPDAGSATEEVEVSYDADEIEIGFNSKYLLDIAQQVEGETAQFMLSDGGSPTIVRDAADSSALYVLMPMRV, encoded by the coding sequence ATGAAGATTACCATCGAACGCGCAAAGCTAATGAAGTCTCTGGCTCACGTGCAAAGTGTTGTGGAACGCCGCACCACTATTCCGATTTTGAGTAATGTGAAACTGGATGCCATGGGTGGTCGCCTGTCCTTAAATGCAACGGACATGGATCTTGATATCGTTGAAACGGTAGACTGTGAAGTCATCACCGAGGGGGCGACAACCGCACCGGCTCATATGCTGTATGACATTGTGCGCAAATTGCCAGATGGTTCCCAAGTGGAACTGGATAATGGTGCAAATGAAGAATTGCTTACTTTGCGCGCGGGTCGTTCCAAATTTACTTTGGCTTGTTTGCCGACCATGGACTTCCCCTTGATGTCTGGTGGTGAGCTGGATCATAACTTTGCCCTGCCAGCGGGTGAGCTTAAAGGCATTATTGATCGCACACGTTTTGCAATCTCCACAGAAGAGACGCGCTATTACCTTAATGGTATTTATGTACATGCTGGTGAAAATAACGGCGTGCCTGTATTGCGCTCTGTTGCAACAGATGGTCACCGTCTGGCAAGTGTTGAAGTGCCCATGCCTGAAGGTGCAGCCGATATGCCGGGTGTGATCGTGCCGCGCAAAACAGTGGCTGAGCTTCGCAAGCTGATTGATGAAACAAATGATGATGTTTCTGTCTCGCTTTCTGAAACAAAAGTCCGCTTTGCCTTTGGTGAAGTGGTGCTGACCTCCAAGCTGATTGATGGCACATTCCCTGATTATGAGCGCGTGATCCCAACGGGGAACGACAAGATGATGGAACTGGAGTGCAAGCCATTTGCGGCTGCTGTTGATCGTGTGTCTGCCATCTCCACTGAAAAATCCCGCGCCATTAAACTGTCCATTGGGCCGGGCGCACTTGTGCTTTCTGCCAGCAGCCCTGATGCGGGGTCTGCCACAGAAGAAGTTGAAGTGTCTTATGATGCTGATGAGATCGAGATTGGCTTTAACTCTAAATATCTGTTGGATATTGCCCAGCAGGTTGAAGGTGAAACGGCCCAGTTTATGCTTTCTGATGGCGGCTCCCCTACAATCGTGCGTGATGCGGCTGATAGCAGCGCGCTTTATGTCTTGATGCCGATGCGTGTGTGA
- the dnaA gene encoding chromosomal replication initiator protein DnaA, with product MSNAMISPTTQGEWAQVCSHMRDEIGDAAFDSWFKPMSVHSIESGTANISVPTRFMRDWIANNYLEQIKALWSSFNDQIIHVEVIVANAQGGGGILSQASQHAQQSQPRATTSAPQAQLAPAQPARLADQLGAPLDARFTFDHFVVGKPNEFAYAASKRVAEAETPPFNPLFLYGGSGLGKTHLMHAIAQQYVAMYPGRTAVFLTAEKFMYRFIRALREQKTVDFKEQFRSVDMLLIDDVQFIAGKDSTQEELFHTFNSLVDQGRQIVLSADKSPSDIEGLEERLKSRLNHGLVADLHATTYELRLGILLSKAEQLGVELPSKVTEFLAHKISSNVRELEGALNRVVAHSQLVGRPITLETSQEVLHDLLRANDRRVTIEEIQKKVAEHFNIRVSDMHSARRARSVARPRQIAMHLSKQLTTRSLPEIGRKFGGRDHTTVMHAVKKVDELCLSDQDFAEDVELLRRMLGGVN from the coding sequence ATGTCTAACGCAATGATCTCGCCAACAACGCAGGGTGAATGGGCGCAAGTATGTTCGCATATGCGCGATGAAATCGGCGATGCGGCTTTTGACAGCTGGTTCAAGCCTATGTCCGTTCATTCCATTGAAAGTGGAACGGCAAATATTTCTGTGCCCACGCGTTTTATGCGCGACTGGATTGCCAATAATTACCTTGAACAAATCAAGGCACTTTGGTCCTCTTTTAATGATCAGATTATTCACGTGGAAGTCATTGTTGCCAATGCCCAAGGTGGTGGTGGTATTCTTTCGCAAGCCTCCCAGCACGCACAGCAAAGCCAGCCTCGGGCAACAACATCGGCACCTCAGGCACAGCTCGCACCTGCGCAACCTGCAAGATTGGCTGATCAGCTTGGTGCGCCGTTGGATGCGCGCTTTACCTTTGATCATTTTGTGGTGGGTAAGCCCAACGAATTTGCCTATGCAGCCTCCAAGCGCGTGGCAGAGGCTGAAACACCACCGTTTAATCCGTTGTTTCTTTACGGGGGCTCCGGCCTTGGTAAGACGCACTTGATGCACGCCATTGCCCAGCAATATGTGGCAATGTATCCCGGTCGCACGGCTGTGTTTTTAACGGCTGAAAAATTTATGTATCGCTTTATCCGTGCTTTGCGCGAACAAAAAACGGTGGATTTTAAAGAGCAGTTCAGAAGTGTGGATATGCTCTTGATTGATGATGTGCAGTTTATTGCGGGTAAAGATTCCACACAGGAAGAATTGTTTCATACCTTTAATTCCTTGGTGGATCAGGGACGCCAGATCGTCTTATCTGCGGATAAATCACCTTCTGATATTGAAGGTTTGGAAGAGCGCCTTAAATCTCGCCTTAATCACGGGCTTGTGGCTGATCTTCATGCCACGACTTATGAGCTGCGCTTGGGGATTCTTTTATCCAAGGCAGAACAGCTCGGTGTGGAATTACCCAGCAAGGTCACAGAATTTCTTGCCCATAAAATCTCTTCTAATGTGCGTGAGCTTGAAGGCGCGTTAAACCGGGTTGTGGCGCATTCCCAGTTGGTGGGGCGTCCCATTACGCTGGAAACTTCTCAAGAAGTCTTGCATGACCTGTTGCGCGCCAATGATCGTCGCGTCACCATTGAAGAGATTCAGAAGAAAGTTGCGGAACATTTTAATATCCGCGTTTCTGATATGCATTCAGCGCGCCGTGCGCGCTCAGTTGCGCGTCCGCGCCAAATTGCCATGCATCTCTCCAAACAGCTCACCACACGCTCTTTACCGGAAATTGGGCGCAAGTTTGGCGGGCGTGACCATACGACCGTCATGCATGCGGTGAAAAAGGTTGATGAGCTTTGCCTGAGTGATCAGGATTTTGCCGAAGATGTCGAGCTGCTGCGCCGTATGTTGGGTGGCGTAAATTAA